A portion of the Deltaproteobacteria bacterium genome contains these proteins:
- a CDS encoding glycosyltransferase: MSERDYELSIVIPVYNETGRIEAGLTTIKEFARGFAPPTQIVVYDDGSRDDTVAKARSLLADFPDHVVMEGHANRGKGFAIRHAMMRASGAVRLFTDIDLSVPIENSASFYERVASGVPVVIGSRKMAGSHIDVRQPYYRELLGGVFRWTSRMIFAPPVTDFTCGFKAFSARASEAIFGQGLIDRWTFDAEILFLAYRMGFAIHQIPIYWANSEDSRVRVGIDAAYSFYEMALIRWYHLIGRYNTVIGPTARG, translated from the coding sequence GTGAGCGAACGCGACTACGAACTGTCCATCGTGATCCCCGTTTACAACGAGACGGGGCGCATCGAGGCGGGGCTGACGACCATCAAGGAGTTCGCGCGCGGCTTCGCGCCGCCAACGCAGATCGTCGTGTACGACGACGGCAGCCGCGACGATACGGTGGCAAAGGCCCGCTCGCTGCTCGCGGATTTTCCGGATCACGTGGTCATGGAAGGTCACGCGAATCGGGGCAAGGGGTTCGCGATCCGCCACGCCATGATGCGTGCGTCGGGCGCGGTGCGCCTGTTCACCGACATCGACCTGTCCGTGCCGATCGAAAACTCCGCGTCGTTTTACGAGCGCGTGGCGTCGGGCGTGCCGGTCGTGATCGGCTCGCGTAAGATGGCGGGCAGCCACATCGACGTGCGCCAGCCATACTACCGCGAACTGCTGGGCGGCGTATTCCGCTGGACCTCGCGCATGATCTTCGCGCCGCCGGTCACCGACTTTACTTGCGGCTTCAAGGCGTTTTCGGCGCGCGCGAGCGAAGCGATCTTTGGGCAGGGGCTCATCGACCGCTGGACCTTCGACGCGGAGATTCTGTTCCTCGCGTATCGCATGGGATTTGCGATCCACCAGATTCCCATTTACTGGGCGAACTCCGAAGACTCGCGGGTGCGCGTCGGCATCGACGCGGCGTACAGCTTCTACGAGATGGCGCTCATTCGCTGGTATCACTTGATCGGCCGCTACAATACAGTGATCGGGCCGACCGCGCGGGGCTGA
- a CDS encoding DUF2723 domain-containing protein produces MTPTRGTGFEARLCVALAMFCLPVFLAGTSPLLYWRDSAEFAMLGRNLDIGHPAGSPLFAMFARAFDALPIGAAPFRAALLTIVTACAAVSAIAWLLLRIGARLRVSHAGCSMAAALAVGAFAFSRAWYEWVVAPEVYAAQVLFLALFGICALRVIPEGDAAPDRRYAWLAAFVLGLGCAAHMGTLLLAPGLVLLLWLPTRRHWRVRHAALFGVFCIVGFSVYAYLPVRSAIDPPFDQGNPEFWGAFVSHITGSRYSPIIHSFPWPRVWYDLKALVAHFPDQLSWPVAVAALAGLLVTARRQRALVPGIVLAVAGHLYLYIKDWHRAFGYIPLFAAAALFAGVAVLFAMRRLEAERASLSRLFVALVGVVGAALFATQSLAALRGGSRADHDLMHRHVRALMDSLPHGAIYVSYQDANSYSVFYSQSIERYREDIRHLHRAFLGYPDYLKTRDPELVLDGYQPRKPFAAQEMLLRSAGDGGVFWDYGWEDRPYYRDETLIPWSFVYRMTEDPNVPATLEPAMEKRWIRAPIDHLDQFGFDWTARQVYSQFYSLAAKYEFDRGRLDEAGRRIERAVAIWPESGAVRGRRAAWLAATNRWEDAWREATEATRIEPYLIDSWMYRAQFARETGRRDDAIESWRAALRLNKFHSFAAASLAAMLMEEQKYGAAAKQARRAVAGAQNRVDRARARQILVRAWVGAGRCDKALPMMERMLRRDPNDEAIAGLRDHCRAGGESSN; encoded by the coding sequence ATGACCCCGACAAGAGGCACCGGCTTCGAAGCGCGGCTGTGCGTCGCGCTGGCGATGTTCTGTCTGCCCGTGTTTCTTGCGGGGACCTCGCCGCTGCTCTATTGGCGCGATTCCGCCGAGTTCGCGATGCTCGGCCGCAACCTCGACATCGGTCACCCCGCCGGATCACCGTTGTTCGCCATGTTCGCCCGCGCGTTCGACGCGCTTCCGATCGGCGCGGCTCCGTTTCGCGCGGCGCTCCTGACCATCGTCACCGCGTGTGCCGCCGTTTCGGCCATCGCGTGGCTGCTCCTGCGCATCGGGGCGCGGCTTCGCGTCTCTCACGCGGGCTGCTCGATGGCCGCGGCGCTCGCGGTCGGTGCCTTCGCGTTCTCGCGCGCCTGGTATGAATGGGTCGTGGCGCCCGAGGTCTACGCCGCGCAGGTGCTTTTCCTCGCGCTCTTCGGCATTTGCGCGTTGCGCGTCATTCCCGAGGGCGACGCCGCGCCGGACCGGCGTTATGCGTGGCTCGCCGCATTCGTGCTGGGCTTGGGCTGCGCGGCGCACATGGGCACGTTGCTGCTCGCGCCGGGGCTCGTGCTCCTGCTCTGGCTCCCAACGCGGCGGCACTGGCGCGTGCGCCACGCGGCGCTTTTCGGCGTGTTTTGTATCGTCGGGTTTTCCGTTTATGCGTATCTGCCCGTGCGTTCGGCGATCGACCCGCCCTTCGATCAGGGAAATCCCGAGTTCTGGGGCGCTTTCGTCTCGCACATCACGGGCTCGCGGTACTCCCCGATCATCCATTCGTTTCCCTGGCCGCGCGTGTGGTACGACCTCAAGGCGCTCGTTGCGCACTTCCCCGATCAGCTCTCCTGGCCGGTCGCGGTCGCGGCGCTCGCTGGGCTGCTGGTCACCGCGCGCCGGCAACGCGCGCTCGTCCCCGGCATCGTCCTCGCGGTCGCCGGTCACCTGTACCTGTACATCAAGGACTGGCACCGCGCGTTCGGCTACATCCCGCTCTTCGCAGCGGCGGCGCTGTTTGCGGGGGTGGCCGTGCTCTTCGCGATGCGTCGCCTCGAGGCCGAGCGCGCCTCGCTGTCGCGCCTCTTTGTCGCGCTCGTCGGTGTCGTCGGGGCGGCCCTTTTCGCCACGCAGAGCCTCGCCGCTTTGCGTGGAGGTTCGCGGGCGGATCACGACCTCATGCATCGCCATGTGCGCGCGCTGATGGACTCGCTCCCCCACGGCGCGATCTACGTGAGCTATCAGGATGCGAACAGCTACAGCGTGTTCTACTCGCAAAGCATCGAGCGATACCGCGAGGATATCCGGCACCTGCACCGCGCGTTTTTGGGGTATCCCGACTACCTGAAAACGCGCGATCCCGAGCTCGTGCTGGACGGCTATCAGCCGCGCAAACCCTTCGCCGCGCAGGAGATGCTGCTGCGGTCGGCGGGCGACGGCGGCGTGTTCTGGGATTACGGCTGGGAGGATCGCCCGTATTATCGTGACGAGACACTGATACCGTGGTCGTTCGTGTATCGAATGACCGAGGATCCGAATGTCCCCGCGACGCTCGAACCCGCGATGGAGAAGCGGTGGATTCGCGCGCCGATCGACCACTTGGACCAGTTCGGGTTCGACTGGACGGCGCGTCAGGTGTATTCGCAGTTCTATTCGCTTGCGGCGAAATACGAATTCGATCGTGGCCGCCTCGACGAGGCGGGGCGGCGCATCGAACGCGCCGTGGCCATCTGGCCCGAATCGGGCGCGGTGCGCGGGCGACGGGCGGCGTGGCTCGCGGCGACGAACCGTTGGGAGGACGCCTGGCGCGAGGCGACAGAGGCGACGCGCATCGAGCCGTATCTGATCGACAGTTGGATGTATCGGGCGCAGTTCGCACGCGAGACCGGCCGGCGCGACGACGCGATCGAGAGCTGGCGCGCGGCGCTGCGGCTCAACAAATTCCACAGCTTCGCGGCGGCGTCCCTTGCAGCGATGCTGATGGAAGAACAGAAATACGGCGCGGCGGCGAAACAGGCGCGGCGCGCGGTCGCGGGAGCGCAAAACCGTGTGGACCGTGCGCGTGCGCGGCAGATACTGGTTAGGGCTTGGGTCGGCGCGGGACGCTGCGACAAGGCGCTGCCGATGATGGAGCGCATGCTGCGCCGCGATCCCAACGACGAGGCGATTGCGGGGCTGCGCGATCACTGCCGCGCCGGCGGTGAGTCGTCGAACTAG